gcctaatggttagagagtttgactcctaaccctaaggttgtgggttcgagtctcgggccagcaataccacgacttaggtgctccccgggcgccgcagcataaatggctgcccactgctccgggtgtgtgttcacggtgtgtgtgtgcactttggatgggttaaatgcagagcacgaattctgagtatgggtcaccatacttggctgtatgtcacttcacttcacatttGAAGCAGGAGGGGACTTCATACAGATCCAGGGATCTGTTTAAGATCAATGTGAAAATGGATGATAGCTGGACAGCACAGACTTTGAGGCAGGCTGGAGAGACGCCTTTGGCTTTCCTTATATTCTGATTCCTGAAAACTTTGCATACATCCTCTTCACAGAGATCAGGCTGAGAAACAGTAGGGGTAGGGAGGGGAGGATGTTAATTTCAGATCCTGTAATGTAATCAAAGAACTCTCTAATTCAGTTCTTACTAATAAGAATGCAATTGCAGAGCTCTTTaattgaattgttactagtaaaatgCAATTATGACGAGTAACGCttggaatattttaaactaaatcgGCTTGCCATAATAGGGGTCTATTTTTACGGGTGTAATCTCTGGCTGGCGTGTCAGGGTGCTGTACTCCATCATGTGACTGTAGAGGTTTAATCATATGCCAGTTGCCTGAATGAACCTGTCCAGGAATCCATTTCTCCTCTGCGAACCGGAACCCTGATCATGCCAAAGATGAAGGTTGTACACAACCAGCAGTGATGAAGCATTCATCAATTTATCTCAGTGATTTGAAATCGTTCataaaaagattcattcattcactgattcgtTCAGTGGTGCTTTTTTTTGTAGACTACAAggttacgccagtaggtggcagagttgtgtttatgagtgtgtacCATACATCCACTAGCTATTCTTGACCGAAACAAGACTCCTTCCTCCATCCACCTGTTTTATCAAACTCCTGATAAAGACAATAGCTTATATAAATTAAAAGCTGTAATAACTTCCTTACgttattttaattgtgtatgCTTAGTTCGCTCAGTTCAACACAAACGAAAGTAAACGACAGCGAATCGTTCATTTAAAGATCTGTTTAAAAACACCGATTCTTTCATTAGGGTGGAACTATCAAAATCACAATATTCCATGTTAATAAGGcggtaaagtgtgtgtgtgtgtgtgtgtgtgtgtgtgtgtgtggtataatTCATGTCATGTTACATTTTGTCACCTTGAACAACAATAAGTGAACAAATTCTCACCACCTGCTTTGCGAAGACATTACTCCCTAAATGAAATGTAGGTGTGCCACCATGCGGCGAACATGGTTGAAGAAAGTCGGATGTACTTCACCATATGCTTGATGTTATCGCATGGTGCGTGCTTTACTCTTGTCATTTTTTACACAGTAAACGGTTGTCTGTAGTAAAGTGAAAGTAAACGAGAATTATTTGTTCATGAAATCACTGCTGCATCATGCAATTATTACCTGCAGAGAGCAGATTATAGTAAAGATTAAGCAGGAGCTCTAGGGAGGGCAAAATACTACGACATCTTCAAGTGCACCAATCACATTACAATCACAAGTTCCTCAAACCATAAACACTTACCTTCCGGATCTGCATTCAATAtgagtctgtctgtctgaatggAGAGGAGAGGGAAACAGTGTTGCGTTTAAGTGGGCCAATGAAGCAATCGAATGCAAAGGAATTTCTTTCTGAACCTAGACCTTTTTAACAATGTACACTTGGCGGTGTTTCTTCGCCATTGTATTTGTACTTGTTTGGTACTTCTCGGAGTTTGGACACATATGGACACAAGCATTCgtttgttttttatgctttttcaaTTTACCTTTCAAAAAGCAAGACCGTGAAACAAGCACTCAGACGGACGACACActtgaagaaacagaacaacaggTAACAAGATTATTTCTGCTGCTGCATAATATATATCAACGTacgtactattattattattgttactactactactactttgaACGTGCATAGAGTGGTTGACACTGTCCTGTTGGAAAATCTAACTTAACTGTATTTTGGAACAGGGTTTCTAAAGTTTCCATTAGCTGGTTCAAGCTGGTCATTTGCTGGCTGACCAGCTGTTATGTTCCCAAAATCTGCTGGACTGGACTGACCAGCTGACCAGCTAGAAACCACTGTCTGTGTCCCAAAACAAAACTTCTATCATAAGTTGGATTTTTCAGCAGGGCAATTTAATACGTACCTGTAAGGGTTATTGTAAATGGATacataacaataaaatcaatttataGGCAGAACTAACTGTGGGAAGAATTTGGACAGCATCATTACTAGGAATTATTGAACGCTTTGGTTGAGAGAGTTTCGGATCTCATGTCAAAAAGATCACTTTTTGTTCCTTATTTCTGTATGGAGGGTCTTCCAGAAAGCAAAAACCCTAAGCTCTTTCTGACCTCATTTCTGTATTCATGACTCTGATTTCAGACATCATCAGTGAAATTACTGGAATTTAATCCCTTGCACCTTAATCCTCCTGTTTCAGACAAAGAAAGCTCACCATGTTGGTGTCAGTGATGAGACTGATGCAGCCAGAACCGCACAAACTGAGTCTGAGACAAAGCATTATCCAAATGTACAGAGGTCACTCCTCCAgggtaaataataattttgttgtttgcaAGCTTCACTCCCTGACAATGAgatttaatgtaaacatgacaGAACAGGAAGCAGAAGATCAGATAATATGGTAATATTTCACAGGTTTGTGTGGCGATATACCACATTCATTTCCGCACCAAAAGTGATAGGGACAAACGTGGTATTACAAGGGGATCATTACAGTTGTGCAtgattaaaaagattttttaaaatgtctttgcagTGTTTAAATGTGCCTATGTTAACCTGGTCCAGCCGTGGTACAAAGTCCCAGAACTTGGCGACAGTCAGCCCCTTCATAGGGCACTACAGACGGAGTTTAACCTGGTAGTCGAGAGAGTCATTTGCAAGGCAAAGAACTTCGATCTGTCTGCTACCAGTGTGGGTTGTATTAGGATCTTCACTCAGCACCTGCATAATGCAAAGCAGTCAGATGGGTGAGCAAGTTTGTCTGTCATTATGTAGTGTATGCCTCATTTATTCtgagaatattgtgtaatattctGACATGAGTGACATCACTATCTTTTTATCATTTTCCTTCCTTTTCTATTTTATGCTTGGTCCATTTTAGAGACCATCAGCACAGCAACTGAGTCTTATGATTCTTGagctaatgttttaaaatcaaagaATATCTGCCAAAACTCATGGACTTTCCATCCTAACCTATGACTCATCCCTTGATGTATTTCCAGGAATACTGCTAGTAATATGAGTCATTTATAAAAACCGGCATGTTCATTTGTTGATCTTTTTTTAAGCTCTCCAGTGTTCGGTTCAAGGTCTGAGGAGATGGCAGTCCTCAGGACATTTTCTGAAGCTCTAGTGCGAAACCTTTTTCCTGAGTACCTTTGGGAAGCAAAACTCTACCAGTGTGTCCTAACTGAGATTGTTGCTACAAAAGGTTAGTCCTACTGACCTTTGTGCTAAATACTTTCTAATGATCTTTTTAATGATCTGAACATTCACCAGCAATCTGGCATCAACATTCGTAGAATTCATTGTTATGTTTAGGACTGTTTCTCTGAAACAAACATTACTTTGTCACTCAGTGCGTCAAAGATTCTCACCATCCTTTCATTGCTTTTACaaacttgtttgttttcattattgtGTGCCACAAAACTCATGGATATCAAAACAACTATTCTTCACTTTGTTCACAGTGGGTATGGCAACAGAGTGAATTCTTTCTGTCTCTAACTGCCTCCAAcatcatatttaatatacattcaaaatgaaattcattttatattattaattttgtatacCAAATCATGATTGTTTGTGGTTTACTAAACCTTTACTGTCTTAACATATTCCCTTCAAGCCTGCACTTATctgataaaaaatgcagtaaaaaataatgtgaaatattacaatttaaaactgtaaaattcagtttattgctgtgatgcaaaactgaattttcagcatcattacttcagtcttcggtgtcacatgatccttcagaaatcattctaatatgctgattttgtgatcaagaaacatttctttttgttatcaatgttgaaaacaggtttgctgcttaatgtttgaGCAAAActctgaccacaaacttttaaatagtagtgtttaagttatttttgtgCTGTAGTAATTGTATTGTGTATTTTCTACTAATTTACTGATTCTTTGTTATTCCTGTTGTCCATCTCTAGCTCTTGATGTGCTTGTGACATGCCTCTGTAATCCAGACAACCTGAATCAGATGGTGGTTTTGCAGCTGGATAGCGTAACCTTTAAAAGCTCAACAGGAGACCTGCTAAACTCAGATAGGGAAGGCACACCATCTTCCATGGGAAGTGAAGAAGCAGAAGTGTAAGTCATCTAAAAACATAATGTTTTAGCATATTCATCATATTAATCgtaaagtcgtggcctaatggttagagagtttgactcctaaccctaaggttatgggttcgagtctcgggccggcaataccacgactgaggtgcccttgagcaaggcaccgaacccccaactgctccctgggcgccgcagcataaatgactgcccactgctctgggtttgtgttcattttaataCAACACAACTCAATgcttaaaaacaaatcaataatccataataataatcaccatacttggctgtatgtcacttcactcacttAATCTCAGCTGGTTGCCTAATTCTGGTTTTCACAAATTCCGCAGAGTGACAGATGAAGCAGAGGATGGTCGCTCTGAAGacacaaaagaaaagaagaagggTGATGTATCTTTCTCTTTCATCTCAGTAATTTGATTTATGAGCGGTGAGTGtacataaataatgtaataaagtgtaatttaattacCTTTTTCAATGTTATCTAAGCAGGCAATAGGATCAAAGAACGATTTTCTAAATTTGTTGATAAGGTCAAGTCAAAGAAAGCCCAAAAGAAAAAccataagaagaagaagaaggagaagcaAGAGCTTTTACAGAGGGCTTTATCAGCACGAAGATCTGCTGTTATTGAAGATGATAGTGCAAGGAGCAGAGAGGGCTCCATTAGAAGTGGCATGGACTCAGATTATGTATGGAACACATGCATATTGAATTGATTTGCATGAAGTTTTCGGTGCAACTAAGTTTGTCTGTGCTTTCTTTTAAAAGGGCAGTGAAACGGATGTTTACCTAACAACATATGTGCAAGAAGATATGATGGAGTTCAGGCTTTCCTATGAGATGTGGCGGGTGGGGAAGTGGGCAGTCCGTGTTACAAATGTAAGGCATATGTTAAAAACAACGGAAGCTAAACAACGTACAAGCTACGCTGAGTTGAATaagtaaaaaaacacaattgtctTAGGTTCAAAAGGAAAATGAAGAGCTTTGTTTCACGCTTCACCTGGAGGAGAAAAATAACCCTGAGAATCTCAACTGGGATGTAAAAAAGTCCCAGTCAGATGTACATAATTTTTGCAGCCTCTGGCAGGTGAGAGAGGAAATTGTGAGGAATCTTCAATGCATCAGTTGTATCTAAACCCATACTATTTTGTATTATAGTCATTCATATTTTactcattattattgattaatgtATGTAGTTGCCtgcttataaaatgtttgttcactttctgttgtttttaaaggatACTTCCACTTTACCCTCTATATCTGCAATAGTAGAGAAAACAAAGCAGGATCTTGATGGTGCATATGCAGAAGAAGTTGGATCAGCCTTGGAGCACTTTTTACAAGtaagctgtcacacacacacactatctagAATTAAAGAAGGGGTTGTCAGTTGAAATAAATACCTGGCAATGTTTTCCTCTCATTTCTCTTCAGGAGCTGGTTTCTGATGCACAGCATGGACACACTCAGCCTGTGTTCCAATTCTTGTGTCCCATTGTACAGCTGCTGAGTAATAAGGACCATAAGGGAGGTGTATGGAGTTTTCTGAATGGACTTGCAAGCTTTCTTAATCCTAGCCAAGATGAGGATGAGGTAAAAGCAGATTTAGGTCAATTGCTTAATGGAAACCTCATGAAACTGATGAaacgctactgttcaaaagtttggggtcagtaagatttatttgaaagaaGTAAATACTACTActcggcaaggatgcattaaattaaacaaatgctcaaaaaagaaatattacttttttcaacattaataataggAAATTTTTCttgaccagcaaatcagcatattagaatgatttctgaagtaatggctgctgaaaattcagcgtttccatcatacaaaaaaaatgcattttatattaaattcaaatagaaaacttttttttttttttaaattgtaataatatttcacaaaaatacagcctatataataataatagacaaaaaaaatccagacttggtgagcataagagacttctttcaaaacatcaaaaaactctttgaatggtagtatatttgtaacaatatgtTATATAATTGGATCAATATAAATACAGCAAGATTTTAAATCTTGTCCAAATAGAGCTAAAACCAACCTAAAAATAaagaattctaaataaataatataaaaaaaaatataaaaaaatacacaacctcaaaccaaccaaaaacatataaacatatatatatatatctaaatatatttatttttatatatatatatatatatttttatcaatattgtaTGTATTTGGATCAATATACATACATCAAGATTTGATGTCTTATCCAAAGAGCTAAAGTTTGTTGATTTATAGTAGACATATACCTTTAGCTTCAGCACAATGCAAATTTTTGAGAATACTGCCACCCTCTGGTGAtactagtatttttttgttttcacagtcACATAATCCCAGAGGAGAAGAAAAGCTCTATGGAGCAGGAGCCTCAGTACATAACAGTGGACAGTCGACAGGACAGCCAGCCTGCATCGACACAGATGAAGAGCCAAAGGGGGGCATTGTAGAAGTACCAGTAACTACAAACGTTAGGTTTTGTAACCCTAGTGAAGAAACTGACGCCTTCAAAAGTGGAGAACCAGATATGGAAGATCAGACCTCTGATGAACAGAATGTTTCAGATGGACAGGAGAGCCTTGCTGAAAGTTTAGATATCTTTGTTAATAGGTCAAAACTAGTCAGTCCTTCAGGACACTCGGGTGATATCTCAAGCTCAGTCATGAACCACACTGAAGGCTTACAGTCTGACTCAGTCGATGCTCAGTCTGggggcaaaacaaacaaaaaagaaaagttaactcaaaaaaagtcaaatggaTTTCAAAAGGCCAACGTAAAAGAGAAAACGGGACAGCTCAAGGACGAGATGGCAAATCAGCCTCAGGCACAGAAAAAGGAACCCCAGAACAACTGGGACCAAGTTGAGGCCACCAAAGCCATATTTGAGTTAGTTAAGGAAATAACTGGTATGATGTGACTCACTTGTTCTGTTTGGCTTTTATGATCGCCaagaactgaaactaaaactgatttttttttttttttttttttttttggtgttcaaTGTTTGTCTTTAACATCTTCAGGTAACTCAGTCTTCATTAACATCGTTGATGCCATTCTAAAAGCAGTCCAGCCTTTGGTAAAGAAGTAAGTATCCCATTTTATATCTATTCAAACACCAAAGATATTCAGCTTCGATGTGAAGATGAGCATAAGCTTTCTTCCCATGCAggaaaataaacaactttttaaaaaagatgaATCCCACTGAAGCTCAGATTGCATCCTACATTGACAATTTCCGGGAGAAGATATGGCCGGAAGGAAACGCACCCATCCATCCGCCACCTGACAGTGAGGAGAAACACAAGACCAAGGAGAAGGCTTTACAGCTTATAAGTTCAAAATGTATGTGCAATATTTCCTCATGCCTTagactgtcatttttttttttttatgtttctttcatCCTAACCAGTATTCAGTAATTGTTGTGGTGGTTTTAGATTCAAACTCTCTAATTCTCAAGAAGACTGATGTTGAAACTGTGTTCAAGATCTTCCAGGACACTGAGGAGAACAAGAAACTGGTTTATGTGAGGACTCTTGCTAAGATTCTTGTGCAGTAAAATCCATTTAGAAACAAATACCCAGATTAACATTTCTgtccttgtgtttgtgtgtccataGATGCTGCTGTCGTACATTCTTGGGGAGTTCCTACCCGGGGAGCCTGCCTTCAGTGCAATAGCTAATCTAACTGTGAAggattttgtttcataattgagtgtattttttttaatgtaagttgTCTAATGtcttaaaatgtgcattatttaatattttatgtgtatattctTTAAGGATGCATTGTGATATACCTCAGACAGGTCAgccttttactttcactttgagCAACGTGAACACTCTTAAGAtttcttgatatttttttaaataaacaaaaatgccagCCTCTGTTAAATGTAGCATTTTAACAAATGTACTGTAATTGTCACACTTCAATAATGTTttaactaccatttaaaaaaaaaatcactgtataaGTTCACTTTTTGTTTCATACCTTAAAATTGTACACTGTGAAGAACTgactttctgttttaataaacagCACAGGTTACTCAGGACAAAACAGATAAAGTCATTGTGATACTGATGATAATTTTTTATAAGACTTACAGTACGCGGTCTGTGAGGAATGTATTCGAACAATAATAatgccaataaatatatttactactAATTGCGAGTGATTAATTTCTTGCACATTAGTAAactgtaaaataagtaaaaacctCGACTGTCAAACCCGTGACGTAACTATGTTAGGCTGCTACAACTGTACGTGTTTGAAGGGTTTCCTGTAAACGGCTTTTAAATATATCTGTATTTCTTATTAATCGATATCACTCGAATTAATAAACCCAGTCACACATATACTTTCCTAATGATTTCTAAACCACGAATAATTTTACAGTTGTGTAAACGAGCTTACTTTTATATCACCGAGCAGTTGCTTGTCCCCCACGTTGTGTTGGTATGGTCCAGTCTCAGAGAGAGGGTTCAGTAGAGAAAGCAGGCAGGAGGATCCAAGCCAGCGAACGGCTAATATCGACATTTAACGGAATCGACGAAGCCGACGTCCGTTGAATTAAAAGAAttgaaactgatttaaaataacaacGTCGATACCTTATGTTTACGTCTTGGCTATCTAATTAAACCATGTCAACCCCAGCAAGACGGCGTCTGATGAGAGATTTTAAACGGTAAGCGACAGAAAATGCTAAAGGCCCTCGGTAGCTTTTTGCATGAACACCGGCTGCTCTCGGGCTTTAACATTGCGACTTCCCCCCACAATAGCCATTTATAAACATCATTATTCCTCTCCCACCATGTATTTGGATGCTATTACTGCAGTGTTTAGTGTTGTCGTAATGTTGGTGTAGTATATGTAGTGTAACTTCTGCGGGTAACTTGTTTTTCAGTCTCCAGGAGGATCCACCAGCAGGAGTTAGCGGAGCTCCGTCGGAAAACAACATCATGGTCTGGAACGCTGTCATTTTTGGGTTTGTATCATGTGCCTTTTTTGACATCGATGAGCAGTGAAGTGAACACACTGGCGATTTTGTTGATCTCAGATCATTCGAGGTCTGTGAGATGACATCCAGCTTGTTAGCGATAATGTAAGCAGTTTTAAATAGGCCAGATGGCCAGTGGTCCCCCATAAGAGGTGCTGGTTATTTGATCTTTGAAGTGACGGTGTCCTGAATAGAGccgtgtgttgtgttgtgttgtgttgtgttgttgtggtgGAGAAAACAGGTTATAATGTCATATCCGTAGACTATGTGCCTTGTTATTTTTGGACTACAGTAAGGTTAATGCGCAGGTCTGCTGCACGTTGGCTGGTAATTTTGGCTTTGTTTCTTGCTGTCATGCCAAGTGTTTGTGTAACCTGACATGTTGACCCATTTCTTCTGCCTACAGCCCCGAAGGAACACCCTTTGAAGATGGTAAGTCAAGAAAACACAAACCGCtatgtttatttcacaaaattgttttcagttttaatgtggCAGTTGGAGTAATAacttcaaaagtttagggttagttaaaaaatattattatttttgctcacATAGGTagcttttatttgataaataaatagttaacacagtaatattgcaaactattagtataatttaaaatgactgtcttccaatgaaattttatttctgtgatggcaatgtTAAATTttcaacattactccagtcttcagtgtcacaagatcctgcagaaatcatattaatatgctgatttgctgctcaagaaacatgtctctGGTCAgtgctaaaaacagttgtgctgttaatatttagttttttttcttctttgtttttgttttttttagcttttactTATCtttatgcctttactgtcacatttggtcaatttaatgtgtccttgttgaataaaagtatcagtttctattaaataaaaacttactgacttcaaacttttgtATAATGctatctttaaaaaattatttcataacattatttatttaaatttgtaatcaaattgtgtaacattataaatgtcttcactgtcagaTTTGATCAGATTGATACAACATTTTGATAAACAAAttgataaaacattatttaaaccaCACTGACAGCTGAAAAAGGATTGCGCTTTGGGTTCCTAATACCGACAACTGATTATACTGTATGTGCCACTGTATAATTGTGTACTAGGATTCGGCATGGTATGGTTCTTTTTGCTTATATGTGGCAAATGGTTTtgcttcatattttcttttacttcttGTCATAGGAACTTTCAAACTCACAATAGAATTTACAGAAGAATATCCAAACAAACCTCCTACAGTCCGGTTTGTCTCCAAAATGTTTCACCCTAATGGTAagttttatatttctaaaatcCTAGTATTGCATTTATGAAGTTTGTTTCAGTGGaccataaaatgtaattgtatttctttgtgtttgttcagTTTATGCAGATGGTAGTATATGTTTGGACATTCTTCAGAATCGCTGGAGTCCAACATATGATGTTTCCTCAATTTTAACCTCAATACAGGTATGAAATGTCTACGCTTTTTTGCACAAACTACAGGGTTCCTATACATTAtggaaatgtatgaaaatgtttgtgttaaaaaaaaagaaactaatttctaaaatacaaaacttaagaatttcaaaaaaacaaaaaaaaaaagataaaactaaaataaaaatcaccattaCCCTATGCTTGGTGGATTTTTAGTCTCACTCCATTCCTGATGagttattttgcaataaaaagtatttattttttttttttagaattaaagaAACAAATTGGTATAATATAAGTTACTAAAGTAAACATTCAGATTGAATTTTTCTTCATTCAGGCTTTGTTTATAGTAGTCAAAAGTACCAGTACTTCGGTACTAAGTCAGTactgaaatttttaaaatgtaatgatagaTATTCTACAGGACTGGTGTGAACGCTCCTGTCAATCAGATGTGTAGAGTAAGAGAGAATTCTACTCAAAACTTTGGAGTTTTTATTCAGCACAAGGTTTAAAGTTCTGTGTGATTTCATTATGAccatgtaaataagagattcattgtgcagtgtagatgtatttattgattataatgggagttttgGCAAGAGtgcaaactatttaaatgtggGACTGAATCCAAAATTGCAGTGATTGTCTCAGTGAGAGCCATAGCAGTGAATgggacaaacaaaaaaatctagtATGTCAAAATAGATCTTGGAGACTTGCCACTTATCCTATGcagtacatttttttgttttgtttttaatttgattacttttcactTGACCTTTTTAAAGCAATGTTTACtcaattgaaaaatattttaagagtACATGCTACAAATAATTTTACCAAAAACTaccaaaaacactgaaatataaaaacatactaaaaaagaCTACTTAATTTTACAAAACTCACAAAACTCTTGTTTGTAGTATTGGGTACGTAACAAATTGTAAATTCGATATCGTGAATTTAAAATCTAAAGAGAAGTCTGGAATTTTGAATCTAATTcacatgactttctttttttcttatgcttgAAACTTTTCTTTATgccttttttgatgtttttataaaaaatgttgcattattcAGGTTGTTAACATACCTTTCATTGTCACAGTCTTTACTGGATGAGCCGAACCCAAACAGCCCTGCCAACAGCCAGGCAGCTCAGCTGTATCAGGAAAACAAGAGAGAGTATGAGAAGCGCGTGTCGGCCATTGTGGAACAGAGCTGGCGTGACTGTTGACCCTCCTTACAGTTCACATACGAACAATAGTCTGCCTCGCCAACAAGAGGAAAACCACCTTGCAAAGAAT
The Cyprinus carpio isolate SPL01 chromosome B14, ASM1834038v1, whole genome shotgun sequence DNA segment above includes these coding regions:
- the LOC109102682 gene encoding uncharacterized protein LOC109102682 — its product is MYTWRCFFAIVFVLVWYFSEFGHIWTQAFVCFLCFFNLPFKKQDRETSTQTDDTLEETEQQTKKAHHVGVSDETDAARTAQTESETKHYPNVQRSLLQVFKCAYVNLVQPWYKVPELGDSQPLHRALQTEFNLVVERVICKAKNFDLSATSVGCIRIFTQHLHNAKQSDGSPVFGSRSEEMAVLRTFSEALVRNLFPEYLWEAKLYQCVLTEIVATKALDVLVTCLCNPDNLNQMVVLQLDSVTFKSSTGDLLNSDREGTPSSMGSEEAEVVTDEAEDGRSEDTKEKKKGNRIKERFSKFVDKVKSKKAQKKNHKKKKKEKQELLQRALSARRSAVIEDDSARSREGSIRSGMDSDYGSETDVYLTTYVQEDMMEFRLSYEMWRVGKWAVRVTNVQKENEELCFTLHLEEKNNPENLNWDVKKSQSDVHNFCSLWQDTSTLPSISAIVEKTKQDLDGAYAEEVGSALEHFLQELVSDAQHGHTQPVFQFLCPIVQLLSNKDHKGGVWSFLNGLASFLNPSQDEDESHNPRGEEKLYGAGASVHNSGQSTGQPACIDTDEEPKGGIVEVPVTTNVRFCNPSEETDAFKSGEPDMEDQTSDEQNVSDGQESLAESLDIFVNRSKLVSPSGHSGDISSSVMNHTEGLQSDSVDAQSGGKTNKKEKLTQKKSNGFQKANVKEKTGQLKDEMANQPQAQKKEPQNNWDQVEATKAIFELVKEITGNSVFINIVDAILKAVQPLVKKKINNFLKKMNPTEAQIASYIDNFREKIWPEGNAPIHPPPDSEEKHKTKEKALQLISSKYSNSLILKKTDVETVFKIFQDTEENKKLVYMLLSYILGEFLPGEPAFSAIANLTVKDFVS
- the LOC109102115 gene encoding ubiquitin-conjugating enzyme E2 A — translated: MSTPARRRLMRDFKRLQEDPPAGVSGAPSENNIMVWNAVIFGPEGTPFEDGTFKLTIEFTEEYPNKPPTVRFVSKMFHPNVYADGSICLDILQNRWSPTYDVSSILTSIQSLLDEPNPNSPANSQAAQLYQENKREYEKRVSAIVEQSWRDC